The genomic interval TTCAGTACAAACTTTGCCCCTAATCTCCCGTACAAACTTTGTCACTAATTTCCAGTACAAACTTTATCACTACTTTTCAGTACAATCTAAGaacatttattgctttttcaGGAAAAACTTTCTCGCTATTTTCCAGTACAATCTCTCTCGCTATTTTACAGCACAAACTTTCTCATTATTCAGTGCAaacttttttatacgcccgtataaaatacgggacgtattatgtgaaaccccttggcggcgggcgggcggcgggcggcgggcgggcggcgggcggcgggcggaaggcatcactttgtccggactctaattcaaattgtattcatccgatcttcaccaaacttggtcagcagttgcatctagttgatatctaggccaagttcgaatatgggtcatgccgggtcaaaaactaggtcatagggtcaataagtgcattttcaaaggggccactttgtccggactctatttcaaattgtattcatccgatcttcaccaaacttggtcagcagttgcatctagttgatatctaggccaagttcgaatatgggtcatgccgggtcaaaaactaggtcatagggtcaataagtgcattttcaaaggggccactttgtccggactctatttcaaattgtattcatccgatcttcaccaaacttggtcagcagttgcatctagttgatatataggccaagttcgaatatgggtcatgccgggtcaaaaactaggtcatagggtcaattagtgcattttcaacggcgccactttgtccggactctaattcaaattgtattcatccgatcttcaccaaatttggtcagaagttgtgtctagatgatatgtaggtcaagttcaaatatgggtcatgccgggtcaaaaactaggtcacgaggttacttagtgcatttcaagcatttagcatggtgtccgctctctaattgaagtagttttcatctgatcttcacctaatttggtcagaagttgtgtctagatgatatgtaggtcaagttcgaacatgggtcatgccgggtcaaaaacgaggtcacatagtgcatttcaagcattaagcatgttgtccgctctttaattgaagtagttttcatctgatcttcaccaaatttagtcagatgttacatctaagtgatatctaggtcaagttcaaatttgggtcatgccgggtcaataactaggtcttgaggacactttcaagcattgagcatggtgtccaaaaccttcgaacgggcgtatcttgtgacagtttggcactcttgttgctTTTTCAGTACAAACTTTTTCCCTAATTTCCATTACAAACTTTGTCACTATTTTCTAGTGCAAACTTTCTTACTACTTTTCAGTACAAACTTACTACATTTCTTACTTTTTCAGTACAAACTCTCTCGCAATTTTCCAGTACAAACTATAGTTATACTTTTTAGTACAAAAATTGTTGCTGTGTCATTAAAAACTTACTCGCTATTTTCCAGTACAAACTTTGTTTCTTCCACTACATTTCACTATTTGTCATTACAAACTTGTCTACCTATTTTCCAGTCCAGATTTTCGCTCTATTTCAGTACAAGCTTTCTCGCTATTTTCCAGTAAAAACTTTCTCTATTATTAGTTCTAATTTACTtgctatttttcatttcaaactttCTAGCTATTTTGCAGTACAAACTTTTTTGCCATATTCCAGTACAAACTTTCTCGTTATTTTGCAGTACAAACTTTCGCTATTTTCCAGTACAAAGCCACAGACATGGTGTTTGATGGGCCCGGGAAGTTTGAGGTCGCCTGGACACCTGCGGGAGGCAAGGAGACGAGGACCACGGTGTTCCAGTTCAAGAACGGAGGCGGCTGTGGCATGGCCATGTACAACACAGATGAGGTAGCCAATGTTTTGTTGCCTTTTAGTCCCTTGCCAGTGTAACCAGAGTGGACTGTAGGGttaattttaaccctttcccacttagaaacaaagtgaaaatggctatgtgcaaacagcataaaaccagaagagcCTGCGAGTAAACAGTccgtttaggttttatgctgtttgctggtcatcagtatcttagggttggaaatgaagcctttaaaatttgaatctagtaagaaaggtcctttattaaatttaaatttctgagggactataaatgttttaaaatacgtATCTTTGTGGTAAAGGGTTGTACCAAAATGTTGCTCAATTCTCCTGCTATATAATTTTGTCTTAACTATTTTTAGTAGCTCAATAGTGGTTTATTACTGGAGGTAGCTGTATATAACGCACAGTATTGGGCACAGTTTTTACCTCCATGTTTCAATTGAATTGTAAACACTCGTTGACCATTGATACAATGCTATACTAGCTGCTGGTTAATTAAGGTGTGATTCGCTagttttattatccccacgctttttgaaaaaaaggtggggatattgtggtgatctccgccgtccgtccgtccgtccgtctgtccgtccgtctgtccgtccgtctgtccgtccgtcctggccactatctcctcctacactaaaagcactagaaccttgaaatttacacacatggtagctatgagcatatgtgcgacggtgcactatttggaattttgatctgacccctgggtcaaaagttataggggttggggtggggccgcgtcagaaattatcactcatttttttaggttattttacatttacttctttatttctacaccgattcacttcaaattgatactggacctcacctatgacaatacagtcaatctcaaccatgcatggccccattcccaaccctggggcgccccacccacataggccacacccaccaaaaatttccatttactataattttttcatttctacacggattcacttcaaattgatactgaacttttgttatgacattagggtcaatctcaactatgcatggccccaatcccaaccctggggcgcccgcccacataggccacacccaccaaaaaattccatttactataattttttcatttctacacggattcacttcaaattgatactgaacttctcttatgacattagggtcaatctcaactatgcatgttcccataaccaaccctggggccccgcccacatagaccacacccacccaaaattgcctttactataatttcttcatttctacaccgattcacttcaaattgatattgaacttctcttatgacaatacagtcaatctcaactatgcatggccccattaccaaccctggggcgccccgcccacatagaccacacccacccaaaattgccttttactataatttcttcatttctacaccgattcacttcaaattgatactgaacctctcttatgacaatacggtcaatctcaactatgcatggccccattaccaaccctggggcgccctgcccacatatgtcacacccacccaaaattgccttttactataacttcttcatttctacaccaattcacttctaattgatgatgaacttctcttatgacaatacggtcaatctcagctatgcatggccccattaccaaccctggggcacacctaggtcaaacattcggcgtggggatacgcgtcggcctctgccgcgccatttctagttgtcaTTAAATCTGTTTCCTCCTTTTCGGCATTAAAATACCAGGTGCACGTTACATGTTGTTAAGCTTTACACGGTAAAGTACAATATATGCGTTCTATTTCAGTCCATCACAGGGTTTGCCCACGCCTGTTTCCAGTACGCTATCATGAAAAAATGGCCGCTCTACATGAGCACCAAGAACACGATTTTAAAACGCTACGACGGGCGATTCAAGGACATTTTCGAGGATATCTACCAGTTAGTGATTATGATCTTCTCATGATATATTCGGGTCTCGTTTTgggcaaactgggcttaacgcaggtgttagtgtcgtcccagataagcctgtgcagtccgcactttccgcctaaataggatttttgctaagaagagacttcatttaaacgaacaatgtcttaaaagcggaaagtgttgtccctgataagcctgtgcggactgcactgactaatctgggacgacactttatgcacatgcattatgcccagttttctcagaacacgactcgtataaTCAATTCATATTTCTAGTTAGGAGGGAATACATGTCGTTAGGCAAACACCATTCCCACTACCTACACAGTGACATTtgcattgtttgtttgttaatttaacaacaatgtttaaaaaataatagggGGGaagcggccgaatttcggccgtggatttgacagattgagggccctggtacATGAGGGACTTTGAAAAGTAGAAGACACGGTATCTCAGGCATTCATGTTTAGACaataaatatgtgtcttgttctgacaaaacttggcatattgcatgtgagtaaagtgctgttccagattagcctgtgcagtccgcacaggctaatcagggatgacactttccgcttaaacttgattttcggtaagaagggacttccttcaaactaaaaataccatacaagcggaaagtgtcatccctgattagcctgtgcagactggactgcacatgcattatgcccagttttctcagaacaagacacgtaTATACAGAGTCCTCCTATGGGGACACAGGcattaatgcctgtgcgtaaagtgtggttccagattggtctgcatatgcattaaacccccttttcacagagcatggctcacaaatgattttacagtatttgatCTCAAAAATGTATATCTCTCAATGATCTATACAATTAATTATTCTCAGGAGGGAATACGTAAAGGAATTCGAAAAGTTGAAAATCTGGTACGAGCACCGGCTGATAGACGACATGGTTGCCCAGGCACTGAAATCCAGTGGAGGCTTCGTGTGGGCCTGCAAGAACTACGACGGAGATGTGCAGTCTGATGTGGTGGCGCAGGGTATGAGATTTAGTGCACTTAAGCCTACATTAAGTGATCTGTAACCTACAGATTGTTGTCTCTCCGTTGattagcaattaaaaaaaaacaaactggtTGTCCTTATGCAGGCAGACATTTACATTCAAGGTATTACATGGACACTGCCCAGAGACCATAtttgactcatttgtagtcccatagaaaaatcaatttaaatgaaagacctttctttttatgtccccagtagggtggcatatagcatttgaactgtctgtccgtccatccgccagtccgtccgaaaactttaacatttgccataaatttgcaatattgaagatagcaacttgatatttggcatgcatgtgtatctcatggagctgcacattttgagtggtaaaaggtcaaggtcatcctttaaaatcaaaagtaaaaaaatacaatccaagggaagtaataagctttaaaagggagataatttctaaacctgccaaatgatatattgaaattttatttcaaagcggcacaatagggggcattgtgtttctgacaaacacatctcttgttatgtaCTGTGTGTTTGTCTCCCAGGTTACGGGTCTCTGGGTCTGATGACCAGTGTGCTGGTGTGCCCAGACGGGAAGACCATTGAGGCAGAGGCAGCTCACGGCACAGTCACCCGGCACTACAGGGAACATCAGAAGGTATGCCCGGAAATAACAATACTGTAAAATTTCTGGCAATCACCACAATTAACTTTTTTCAGTCAAAAATGGctgaataatgtttttaaatgattaaactgttaaacaattattttttgtgtgtgaaatgtTGTGGTTTTTACAAAAATGTCTTTTGTGGACAAAAAACTTGTGGAATTTGGGTTAGTCATTTACCAGAAGGTAAGGCAGGAAACGAAAATAGTTGACATATGGACCTTTAGTTTAACCCTATCCTGCTAAGATAGGCATTCTAAcccgtttgtagtcccttaaaaaatcaaattaaatttaaaactttTCTTAAGGCTCAATTACCTATTGCtatgagccttgttctaagaaaactgggcttaatgttaAGCAGCaatattttttcatcattttggaaatggggctgggtccctttggatggGGAAATGTTGCAtcctttttactaaaattgggaaattaatgttgttgattttatgctaacaaaaactttaaaattgataataagtgatttataattatattttctaagtTTCATCTAATTAGAGCTGGATTTTGAGATGAATATCTTGCTTAgacttatttaaaatattatgttttttgaaaaccttcaaTTTGGATTTTAAGggcccatttgggaaaaaaatatatactttttccattgggaatgtttCCCCCTATCAGacccaaatttgaaaaaaaaatgtatatgcattgagtgttgtcccagattagcctgcgaagTCCAACCCATGAATAACCCATTTGCCTGCAATGCAGgcaaacttaaataaaattaaaataaatagtttcaaACTATATGATTCTCGTTTTCTCCACTAGGGCAAACCAACCAGCACCAACCCAATAGCCAGTATCTTCGCCTGGACTCGAGGTCTGGAGCACAGAGGAAAGTTGGACGGTAACCAGGAGCTCATACGTTGGTCTCAACTCCTCGAGAAAGCCTGCGTGGACACGGTGGACAGTGGAAAGATGACAAAGGACCTCGCAGGATGCATCTACGGCCTTAAGAAGTGAGTAATGTTcctcatttaaaaaataaaatagtcatGTGTTTTgggcatggggggggggggggggggggctttctTTCACCTCATCTGTTTGCATTATTTTGGCATTCATTTTAGGCATGGGGGGATAAGGCTGTTTATTAGCTTTTTGAGGAATATTAGTGTAATTGGAAAATTGGGggttttttgcaaacaaatactttaaagttgagaataaaaatgttttcaatgttatattttctaaagTTAAACTCACAGAGCTTtatgggagatgaactaaatattgagatttctttggaaaaaaaatcgggaATGGGGAATTTTAGGCAGTAATTTGAAGAAAATAAAGACTTAGAGATTGGCAATGCAGGGGCAAAATTGTTGGCCCCAAATTTGACCCCCCAAAAACGTGGCTTACATGTTTACATGTCATATGAACATGTAAAACTTTGTACATTCCAGTGTGAAGACTGAGCACTACCTTTACACAATGGATTTCCTGGATGCTATTGACGAAACCTTCCAGAAACTGCAGAAGAAATAGACTGCCAAATACCCCTGTGATATATGCTTCGTTCTCGGATACATTGTCTACGATCATTACTGACCAACGAAAAACGTTGTGTACATTtctaaaaaagaacattttttttttttcgcttgtgtgatatttttctaaaaatcTATTTTTGTGCTGGCAACGATTTGTGTAAATGGACAGTTGGTTGTCTGCTTCTAGTGCGTCCCTTTTATTCAGGAGTGTTTAGTTCAAAT from Dreissena polymorpha isolate Duluth1 chromosome 1, UMN_Dpol_1.0, whole genome shotgun sequence carries:
- the LOC127864480 gene encoding isocitrate dehydrogenase [NADP], mitochondrial-like gives rise to the protein MASSVAKIVKTVSKTGCQLHNLAAPVTLSVQQKRHYADRKRIKVANPVVELDGDEMTRIIWEKIKEKLIFPYLELDCKYYDLGLPYRDATDDQVTIDSAEAIKKYNVGIKCATITPDEERVKEFKLKKMWLSPNGTLRNILGGTVFREPIICQKIPRLVPGWTQAIVIGRHAFGDQYKATDMVFDGPGKFEVAWTPAGGKETRTTVFQFKNGGGCGMAMYNTDESITGFAHACFQYAIMKKWPLYMSTKNTILKRYDGRFKDIFEDIYQREYVKEFEKLKIWYEHRLIDDMVAQALKSSGGFVWACKNYDGDVQSDVVAQGYGSLGLMTSVLVCPDGKTIEAEAAHGTVTRHYREHQKGKPTSTNPIASIFAWTRGLEHRGKLDGNQELIRWSQLLEKACVDTVDSGKMTKDLAGCIYGLKNVKTEHYLYTMDFLDAIDETFQKLQKK